A single Carettochelys insculpta isolate YL-2023 chromosome 2, ASM3395843v1, whole genome shotgun sequence DNA region contains:
- the ARF1 gene encoding ADP-ribosylation factor 1 has protein sequence MGNIFANLFKGLFGKKEMRILMVGLDAAGKTTILYKLKLGEIVTTIPTIGFNVETVEYKNISFTVWDVGGQDKIRPLWRHYFQNTQGLIFVVDSNDRERVNEAREELMRMLAEDELRDAVLLVFANKQDLPNAMNAAEITDKLGLHSLRHRNWYIQATCATSGDGLYEGLDWLSNQLRNQK, from the exons ATGGGAAATATTTTTGCTAACCTCTTCAAAGGCCTTTTTGGCAAAAAAGAAATGCGTATTCTTATGGTTGGTCTGGATGCTGCAGGAAAAACTACTATTTTGTACAAACTTAAACTTGGTGAAATAGTAACTACCATCCCTACTATAG GTTTCAATGTAGAAACAGTAGAATACAAGAACATTAGCTTCACAGTGTGGGATGTAGGCGGTCAGGATAAAATCAGACCTCTTTGGCGCCACTACTTCCAGAATACGCAAG GCTTGATTTTTGTGGTTGACAGTAATGACAGAGAACGAGTAAATGAGGCCAGAGAAGAGCTCATGAGAATGCTGGCAGAAGATGAACTTAGAGATGCAGTCTTACTAGTGTTTGCTAACAAACAG GACCTCCCTAATGCGATGAATGCAGCAGAAATTACAGACAAACTTGGACTCCATTCTCTTCGTCACAGGAACTGGTATATCCAGGCAACCTGCGCCACTAGTGGGGATGGGCTCTATGAAGGACTGGACTGGTTGTCCAATCAGCTCCGAAACCAGAAATGA